In Pseudomonas sp. GCEP-101, one DNA window encodes the following:
- a CDS encoding Na+/H+ antiporter yields the protein MQTVYTVLILLLVVGGTRLAAQLIALPLPLIQIAAGAALAWPSLGLHVALDPELFMFLFIPPLLFADGWRMPKGEFWKMRWPILTLAFALVLFTVVGGGVFIHLLIPEIPWAAAFALAAVLSPTDALAVSAIAQNRLPKRLMHVLQGEALMNDASGLVAFKFAIAAAMTGTFSLMDASLNFLLVAVGGLASGVFLSWLLGRIRAWMIRRGWDDPATHVVLMLLLPFACYMIAEELGVSGILAAVAAGMMQSWVDLLPRQTNTRLLNRSVWSMLEFAFNGVVFLLLGLQLPDILKSVAHHADDVMWRSSLLLFYVLAVFAVLLLLRFGWVWCYWKVSVRFEQWWGIELGGRAGEPVLRLSAISALSGVRGAVTLAGVLSVPLLLHDGSAFPQRDLIIFIAAGVILVSLIAATIGLPILLRGLPAASNDQRELEALAVWRKTAAAAIRMLEGEEMPASAGGDADETARLAEMKAKLMAEYRHELDPAPDSKEARERARALELADQALRIKALRAQRLELYRMRREHEIDDETMREVLGELDNQEAWVTSKAGRWV from the coding sequence ATGCAAACCGTCTATACCGTCCTCATCCTGCTGCTGGTCGTGGGGGGAACCCGACTCGCCGCGCAGCTCATTGCGCTGCCGTTGCCGCTGATCCAGATCGCCGCCGGCGCCGCGCTGGCCTGGCCCAGCCTGGGGCTGCACGTGGCGCTGGACCCGGAACTGTTCATGTTCCTGTTCATCCCGCCGCTGCTGTTCGCCGATGGCTGGCGCATGCCCAAGGGTGAGTTCTGGAAGATGCGCTGGCCGATCCTCACCCTGGCCTTTGCCCTGGTGCTGTTCACCGTGGTGGGCGGCGGCGTGTTCATCCACCTGCTGATTCCGGAGATTCCCTGGGCCGCCGCCTTTGCCCTGGCGGCTGTGCTGTCGCCCACCGATGCCCTGGCGGTGTCGGCCATCGCCCAGAACCGTTTGCCCAAGCGCCTGATGCATGTGCTGCAGGGCGAGGCGCTGATGAACGATGCCTCGGGTCTGGTGGCGTTCAAATTCGCCATCGCCGCGGCCATGACCGGCACCTTCTCGTTGATGGATGCCAGCCTGAATTTCCTGCTGGTGGCCGTCGGCGGCCTGGCCAGCGGCGTGTTCCTCAGCTGGCTGCTGGGGCGCATCCGCGCCTGGATGATCCGTCGCGGTTGGGACGACCCGGCCACCCATGTGGTGCTGATGCTGCTGCTGCCCTTCGCCTGCTACATGATCGCGGAGGAGCTGGGCGTGTCGGGCATCCTCGCGGCGGTGGCGGCCGGCATGATGCAGAGCTGGGTCGACCTGCTGCCGCGGCAGACCAACACCCGTCTGCTCAACCGCAGCGTCTGGTCGATGCTGGAGTTCGCCTTCAACGGTGTGGTCTTTCTGCTGCTGGGGCTGCAACTGCCGGACATCCTCAAATCGGTCGCCCATCACGCCGACGATGTGATGTGGCGCTCCTCGCTGCTGCTGTTCTACGTGCTGGCAGTGTTCGCCGTGCTGCTCCTGCTGCGCTTTGGCTGGGTCTGGTGCTACTGGAAGGTGTCCGTGCGCTTCGAGCAGTGGTGGGGCATCGAGCTGGGCGGCCGGGCGGGCGAGCCGGTGCTGCGGTTGTCGGCGATCTCCGCGTTGAGCGGGGTGCGCGGGGCGGTGACCCTGGCCGGCGTGCTCTCGGTGCCCCTGCTGCTACACGATGGCTCGGCCTTTCCGCAGCGCGACCTGATCATCTTCATCGCCGCCGGGGTGATCCTGGTGTCGTTGATTGCCGCGACCATTGGCTTGCCGATTCTCCTGCGTGGGTTGCCGGCGGCCAGCAACGACCAGCGCGAGCTGGAGGCGCTGGCCGTCTGGCGCAAGACCGCAGCGGCGGCCATTCGCATGCTGGAGGGCGAGGAGATGCCTGCCAGCGCAGGCGGCGACGCCGACGAAACGGCGCGATTGGCGGAGATGAAGGCGAAGCTGATGGCCGAGTACCGCCATGAGCTGGACCCGGCACCGGACAGCAAGGAAGCCCGCGAGCGCGCCCGTGCCCTGGAGCTGGCCGACCAGGCGCTGAGGATCAAGGCGCTGCGCGCGCAGCGGCTGGAGCTGTACCGGATGCGCCGCGAACACGAGATCGACGACGAGACGATGCGCGAGGTGCTGGGCGAGCTGGACAACCAGGAGGCCTGGGTGACCAGCAAGGCGGGGCGATGGGTGTAG
- a CDS encoding LysE family translocator: MSIAWPLFLPACFALNMAPGPNNLLSLNNAARFGLLRASLAGGGRLLAFAGMLALAASGLALVLQASAWLFLAIKLVGAGYLLWLAVQLWRAPTANLSVNGTAVAATSLWRLARQEFWVAAGNPKAILIFTAFLPQFVDPRQAVGAQFAQLGAAFLLLEWLAIALYGLAGVRLGKLLAGARARRLFNRGCAALLGSAGLGLLLSRRPA, from the coding sequence ATGAGCATCGCCTGGCCCCTGTTCCTCCCCGCCTGCTTCGCCCTGAACATGGCGCCGGGACCGAACAACCTGCTGTCGCTGAACAACGCCGCGCGCTTCGGCCTGCTGCGCGCCAGCCTCGCCGGTGGCGGTCGGCTGCTGGCCTTCGCGGGCATGCTGGCCCTGGCCGCTTCGGGCTTGGCGCTGGTGCTGCAGGCCTCGGCCTGGCTGTTCCTGGCGATCAAGCTGGTGGGCGCCGGCTACCTGCTGTGGCTCGCCGTGCAGCTGTGGCGCGCACCGACGGCGAACCTGTCGGTGAACGGCACTGCGGTTGCCGCCACCAGCCTGTGGCGCCTGGCCCGCCAGGAGTTCTGGGTGGCCGCCGGCAATCCGAAGGCCATCCTGATCTTCACCGCGTTCCTGCCGCAGTTCGTCGATCCGCGTCAGGCCGTGGGCGCCCAGTTCGCCCAACTCGGCGCAGCCTTCCTGCTGCTGGAATGGCTGGCCATCGCCCTTTACGGGCTCGCCGGGGTCCGCCTCGGCAAGCTGCTCGCCGGCGCACGCGCCCGGCGCCTGTTCAACCGTGGTTGTGCCGCGCTGCTGGGCAGCGCCGGGCTGGGCCTGCTGCTCAGCCGCCGTCCGGCCTGA
- a CDS encoding arsenate reductase has translation MKKARVWLDEHGVEYAFHDYKSSGIDREHLRQWCAEHGWETVLNRAGTTFRKLDDAQKADLDQDKAIELMVAQPSMIKRPVLDLGDRTLVGFKPDAYAAALA, from the coding sequence ATGAAGAAAGCCCGCGTGTGGCTGGACGAGCATGGCGTCGAGTACGCCTTTCACGACTACAAGAGTAGCGGCATCGACCGCGAACACCTGCGCCAATGGTGCGCCGAGCACGGCTGGGAAACCGTCCTGAACCGCGCCGGCACCACCTTCCGCAAGCTGGATGACGCGCAGAAAGCCGATCTCGACCAGGACAAGGCCATCGAACTGATGGTGGCGCAGCCGTCGATGATCAAGCGCCCGGTACTCGACCTGGGTGACCGCACCCTGGTCGGCTTCAAGCCCGACGCCTACGCCGCGGCGCTGGCCTGA
- the frr gene encoding ribosome recycling factor yields MINEIKKEAQDRMGKTLEALGHAFAKIRTGRAHPSILDSVMVSYYGSDTPLRQVANVTVEDSRTLALSVFDKTMIQAVEKAIMTSDLGLNPATAGTTIRVPMPALTEETRKGFTKQARAEAEQARVSVRNIRRDALAQLKDLQKEKEISEDEERRAGEEIQKITDKFVAEIEKALEAKETDLMAV; encoded by the coding sequence ATGATCAACGAGATCAAGAAGGAAGCGCAGGATCGTATGGGCAAGACCCTGGAAGCCCTGGGCCATGCCTTCGCCAAGATTCGTACCGGCCGTGCGCACCCCAGCATCCTGGATAGCGTGATGGTGTCCTACTACGGTTCCGACACGCCGCTGCGCCAGGTGGCCAACGTCACCGTGGAAGACTCCCGCACCCTGGCCCTGAGCGTCTTCGACAAGACCATGATCCAGGCGGTCGAGAAGGCCATCATGACCTCCGACCTGGGCCTGAACCCGGCGACCGCCGGCACCACCATCCGCGTTCCGATGCCGGCCCTGACCGAGGAAACCCGCAAGGGCTTCACCAAGCAGGCCCGCGCCGAGGCCGAGCAGGCTCGCGTTTCCGTGCGCAACATCCGCCGCGACGCGCTGGCTCAGCTCAAGGACCTGCAGAAAGAGAAGGAAATCAGCGAGGACGAAGAGCGTCGCGCTGGCGAGGAGATCCAGAAGATCACCGACAAGTTCGTCGCCGAGATCGAAAAGGCCCTCGAGGCCAAGGAAACGGATCTGATGGCCGTCTGA
- a CDS encoding [protein-PII] uridylyltransferase → MPQVDPELFDRGQFQAELALKSSPIAAFKKAIRQANEVLDARFNGGRDIRRLIEDRAWFVDQILQQAWNRFDWGDDADIALVAVGGYGRGELHPHSDIDLLILLDSEDQESFREPIEGFLTLLWDIGLEVGQSVRSVAECADEARADLTVVTNLMECRTISGPDSLRQRMLDATSARQMWPSGQFYLAKRKEQIHRHTKYNDTEYNLEPNVKGSPGGLRDIQTLLWVARRHFGSLNLHALVREGFLVESECSVLASSQEFLWKVRYALHMLAGRAEDRLLFDHQRRIAGLLGYEGNDAKLAVERFMQKYYRVVMAVSELNDLIMQHFEEVILRAGENGQIQPLNSRFQLRDGYLEVTHANVFKRTPFALLEIFVLLAQHPEIKGVRADTIRLLRDSRHLIDDDFRHDIRNTSLFIELFKCQEGIHRNLRRMNRYGILGRYLPEFGLIVGQMQHDLFHIYTVDAHTLNLIKHLRKLRRPDMAEKYPLASKIMERLPKPELIYIAGLYHDIAKGRGGDHSELGAVDAEHFCQRHQLPPWDTNLVSWLVQNHLIMSTTAQRKDLSDPQVIYDFAQLMGNQTYLDYLYVLTVADINATNPTLWNSWRASLLRQLYTETKRALRRGLENPVDREEQIRQTQSAAIDILVRGGIDQDDAEQLWSQLGDDYFLRHSAADVAWHTEAILQHPDDGTPLVLIKETAQREFEGGTQIFIYAGDQHDFFAVTVAAMDQLNLNIQDARIITSTSRFTLDTYIVLDADGGSIGNNPERVAEIREGLANALKDPDEYPTIIQRRVPRQLKHFAFAPLVTVSTDAARQVSVLEVIAPDRPGLLARIGGLFLDFDLSVQNAKIATLGERVEDVFFVTDAQNQPLSDPELCKRIQTALVDILSDGGQPSMPVRISI, encoded by the coding sequence ATGCCGCAGGTGGATCCCGAGTTGTTCGACCGTGGGCAGTTCCAGGCGGAACTGGCCCTCAAATCCAGCCCCATCGCCGCCTTCAAGAAGGCCATTCGACAGGCCAATGAGGTGCTCGACGCCCGCTTCAATGGCGGCCGCGACATCCGCCGGCTGATCGAGGACCGCGCCTGGTTCGTCGACCAGATCCTGCAGCAGGCCTGGAACCGCTTCGACTGGGGCGACGACGCTGACATCGCGCTGGTCGCCGTGGGCGGCTATGGCCGCGGCGAATTGCACCCGCACTCGGACATCGACCTGCTGATCCTGCTCGACAGCGAGGACCAGGAGAGTTTCCGCGAGCCCATCGAGGGCTTCCTCACCCTGCTCTGGGATATCGGCCTGGAAGTCGGCCAGAGCGTGCGCTCGGTCGCCGAGTGCGCCGACGAAGCGCGCGCCGACCTCACCGTGGTCACCAACCTGATGGAGTGCCGGACCATCTCCGGCCCGGACAGCTTGCGCCAGCGCATGCTCGACGCCACCAGCGCGCGGCAGATGTGGCCCAGCGGGCAGTTCTACCTGGCCAAGCGCAAGGAACAGATCCACCGCCACACCAAATACAACGACACCGAGTACAACCTCGAGCCCAACGTAAAAGGCTCGCCGGGCGGCCTGCGCGACATCCAGACGCTGCTCTGGGTCGCCCGCCGTCATTTCGGCAGCCTCAACCTGCACGCCCTGGTGCGCGAAGGTTTCCTGGTGGAGAGCGAATGCTCGGTGCTGGCCTCCAGCCAGGAATTCCTCTGGAAGGTCCGCTACGCCCTGCATATGCTCGCCGGCCGCGCCGAAGACCGCCTGCTGTTCGATCATCAGCGGCGCATCGCCGGCCTGCTCGGCTATGAAGGCAACGACGCCAAGCTGGCCGTCGAGCGGTTCATGCAGAAGTACTACCGCGTGGTGATGGCCGTTTCCGAGTTGAACGACCTGATCATGCAGCACTTCGAGGAAGTGATCCTGCGCGCCGGCGAGAACGGCCAGATCCAGCCGCTCAACAGCCGCTTCCAGCTGCGCGACGGCTACCTGGAAGTCACCCACGCCAACGTCTTCAAACGCACCCCGTTCGCCCTGCTGGAAATCTTCGTGCTGCTGGCCCAGCACCCGGAGATCAAGGGCGTGCGCGCGGACACGATTCGCCTGCTGCGCGACAGCAGGCACCTGATCGACGACGACTTCCGCCACGACATCCGCAACACCAGCCTGTTCATCGAGCTGTTCAAGTGCCAGGAGGGCATCCACCGCAACCTGCGGCGGATGAACCGTTACGGCATCCTCGGCCGCTACCTGCCGGAATTCGGCCTGATCGTCGGGCAGATGCAGCACGACCTGTTCCACATCTATACGGTCGACGCCCACACCCTCAACCTCATCAAGCACCTGCGCAAGCTGCGCCGCCCGGACATGGCGGAAAAGTACCCGCTGGCCAGCAAGATTATGGAGCGCCTGCCCAAGCCCGAGCTGATCTACATCGCCGGCCTCTACCACGACATCGCCAAGGGTCGCGGCGGGGATCACTCGGAACTGGGCGCGGTGGATGCCGAGCACTTCTGCCAGCGCCACCAGTTGCCGCCGTGGGACACCAACCTGGTGTCCTGGCTGGTGCAGAACCACCTGATCATGTCCACCACGGCCCAGCGCAAGGACCTGTCCGACCCGCAGGTGATCTACGACTTCGCCCAGTTGATGGGCAACCAGACCTACCTGGACTACCTCTACGTGCTCACCGTGGCCGACATCAACGCCACCAACCCGACGCTGTGGAACTCCTGGCGCGCCAGTCTCCTGCGCCAGCTCTACACCGAGACCAAGCGCGCGCTGCGCCGTGGCCTGGAAAACCCGGTGGACCGCGAGGAGCAGATCCGCCAGACGCAGAGCGCGGCCATCGACATCCTCGTGCGCGGCGGCATCGACCAGGACGACGCCGAGCAGCTCTGGAGTCAGTTGGGCGACGACTACTTCCTGCGCCACAGCGCGGCGGACGTCGCCTGGCACACCGAAGCCATCCTGCAGCACCCCGACGACGGCACGCCCCTGGTGCTGATCAAGGAAACCGCCCAGCGCGAGTTCGAGGGCGGCACGCAGATCTTCATCTATGCCGGCGACCAGCACGACTTCTTCGCCGTGACCGTGGCGGCGATGGACCAGCTCAACCTGAACATTCAGGACGCGCGAATCATCACCTCCACCAGCCGCTTCACCCTCGACACCTATATCGTGCTCGACGCCGATGGCGGCTCGATCGGCAACAATCCCGAGCGAGTCGCGGAAATTCGCGAAGGTCTGGCCAACGCCCTGAAAGACCCGGACGAGTATCCGACCATCATCCAGCGCCGCGTGCCGCGCCAGCTCAAGCACTTCGCCTTCGCCCCGCTGGTGACCGTCTCCACCGACGCGGCCCGCCAGGTCAGCGTGCTGGAAGTGATCGCCCCGGACCGCCCCGGCCTGCTGGCGCGCATCGGTGGGCTGTTCCTCGATTTCGACCTGTCGGTGCAGAACGCCAAGATCGCCACCCTGGGCGAACGCGTGGAGGACGTGTTCTTCGTCACCGACGCGCAGAACCAGCCGCTATCGGACCCGGAACTGTGCAAACGCATCCAGACCGCCCTGGTGGACATCCTCTCCGATGGTGGCCAGCCGAGCATGCCGGTCCGCATCAGTATCTAG
- the map gene encoding type I methionyl aminopeptidase, with amino-acid sequence MTVTIKTPEDIEKMRVAGRLAAEVLEMIGEHVKPGVTTDELDRICHDYIVNVQKAIPAPLNYKGFPKSICTSINHVVCHGIPNEKPLKEGDIVNIDITVIKDGYHGDTSKMFLVGKTPEWADRLCQITQECMYKGIAVVKPGARLGDIGEVIQKYAEKNGFSVVREYCGHGIGKVFHEEPQVLHYGRAGTGLELKEGMIFTIEPMINQGRPETRLLGDGWTAITKDRKLSAQWEHTVLVTADGYEILTLRNDESFPRTPA; translated from the coding sequence ATGACCGTCACCATCAAGACGCCCGAAGACATCGAGAAAATGCGCGTCGCCGGCCGTCTGGCCGCCGAAGTGCTGGAAATGATCGGCGAACACGTCAAGCCCGGCGTTACCACCGACGAACTGGACCGCATCTGCCACGACTATATCGTCAACGTGCAGAAAGCCATTCCGGCTCCGCTGAACTACAAGGGCTTCCCCAAGTCCATCTGCACCTCGATCAACCACGTGGTGTGCCACGGCATTCCCAACGAGAAGCCGCTCAAGGAAGGCGATATCGTCAACATCGATATCACCGTGATCAAGGACGGCTACCACGGCGACACCAGCAAGATGTTCCTGGTCGGCAAGACCCCGGAATGGGCTGACCGCCTCTGCCAGATCACCCAGGAATGCATGTACAAGGGCATCGCCGTGGTCAAGCCGGGCGCGCGCCTGGGCGACATCGGCGAGGTGATCCAGAAGTACGCCGAGAAGAACGGCTTCTCGGTGGTGCGCGAGTACTGCGGCCACGGCATCGGCAAGGTGTTCCACGAGGAGCCCCAGGTGCTGCACTACGGTCGCGCCGGCACCGGCCTGGAACTCAAGGAAGGCATGATCTTCACCATCGAGCCGATGATCAACCAGGGCCGCCCGGAAACCCGCCTGCTGGGCGACGGCTGGACCGCCATCACCAAGGACCGCAAGCTGTCCGCGCAGTGGGAGCACACCGTGCTGGTCACCGCCGACGGCTATGAGATCCTGACCCTGCGCAACGACGAAAGCTTCCCGCGCACCCCGGCGTAA
- the dapC gene encoding succinyldiaminopimelate transaminase, whose product MNPALDSLQPYPFEKLRALLAGAQPPAELKPIALSIGEPKHRSPDFVAKALADSLDQLAVYPTTLGIPALREAIAAWCERRFKVPAGWLDAARHVLPVNGTREALFAFTQTVVDRNAKGLVISPNPFYQIYEGAALLAGAEPHYLPCLESNGFNPDFDAVPAEVWARCQILFLCSPGNPTGALVPLAELKKLIALADEHDFVIAADECYSELYFDEQNPPAGLLTACAELGRADFARCVVFHSLSKRSNLPGLRSGFVAGDAEVLKKFLLYRTYHGCAMPVQTQLASVEAWKDEDHVRANRDLYREKFDAVLDILGGVLDVQRPDGSFYLWAKTPIADTKFCRGLFDAQHVTVVPGSYLSREVNGENPGANRVRMALVAPLAECVEAAERIKRYVQGL is encoded by the coding sequence ATGAATCCTGCCCTCGACTCGCTCCAGCCCTACCCTTTCGAGAAGCTCCGCGCCCTGCTGGCCGGTGCCCAGCCGCCGGCCGAGCTGAAGCCCATCGCGCTGTCCATCGGCGAACCCAAGCACCGCTCGCCGGACTTCGTCGCCAAGGCCCTGGCCGACAGTCTCGATCAATTGGCCGTTTACCCCACGACCCTGGGCATCCCGGCCCTGCGCGAAGCCATCGCGGCCTGGTGCGAGCGCCGCTTCAAGGTGCCGGCCGGCTGGCTGGACGCCGCGCGCCACGTGCTGCCGGTGAACGGCACCCGTGAAGCGCTGTTCGCCTTCACCCAGACCGTGGTGGACCGCAACGCCAAGGGCCTGGTGATCAGCCCGAACCCGTTCTACCAGATCTACGAAGGCGCAGCCCTGCTGGCCGGCGCCGAGCCGCACTACCTGCCCTGCCTGGAAAGCAACGGCTTCAACCCGGACTTCGACGCCGTGCCGGCAGAGGTCTGGGCGCGCTGCCAGATCCTCTTCCTGTGCTCGCCGGGCAACCCCACCGGCGCGCTCGTTCCGCTCGCCGAGCTGAAGAAGCTGATCGCCCTGGCCGACGAACACGACTTCGTCATCGCCGCTGACGAGTGCTACAGCGAGCTGTACTTCGACGAGCAGAACCCGCCGGCCGGCCTGCTGACCGCCTGCGCCGAGCTGGGCCGCGCGGACTTTGCGCGCTGCGTGGTGTTCCACAGCCTCTCCAAGCGCTCCAACCTGCCGGGCCTGCGTTCGGGCTTCGTCGCCGGCGACGCCGAGGTGCTGAAGAAATTCCTGCTGTACCGCACCTACCATGGCTGCGCCATGCCGGTTCAGACCCAACTGGCCAGCGTCGAGGCCTGGAAGGACGAGGACCACGTGCGCGCCAACCGCGACCTGTACCGCGAGAAGTTCGACGCGGTGCTGGACATCCTCGGCGGCGTGCTCGACGTGCAGCGCCCGGACGGCAGCTTCTATCTCTGGGCGAAAACCCCGATCGCCGACACCAAGTTCTGCCGCGGCCTGTTCGACGCGCAGCACGTTACCGTGGTGCCGGGCTCCTACCTGTCCCGCGAGGTGAACGGCGAGAACCCCGGCGCCAACCGCGTACGCATGGCACTGGTGGCCCCGCTGGCCGAATGCGTGGAAGCCGCCGAACGCATCAAGCGCTACGTGCAGGGCCTGTAA
- the pyrH gene encoding UMP kinase, which translates to MAQQLSARQPRYKRILLKLSGEALMGSEEFGIDPKVLDRMALEIGQLVGIGVQVGLVIGGGNLFRGAALSAAGMDRVTGDHMGMLATVMNGLAMRDALERSNITAIVMSAISMVGVTDHYDRRKAMRHLKSGEVVIFSAGTGNPFFTTDSAACLRAIEIDADVVLKATKVDGVYTADPFKDPNAEKFERLTYDEVLDRKLGVMDLTAICLCRDQKMPLRVFNMNKPGALLNIVVGGAEGTLIEED; encoded by the coding sequence ATGGCTCAGCAGCTGAGCGCTCGTCAACCTCGCTATAAACGCATTCTTCTAAAACTGAGCGGCGAAGCCCTGATGGGCTCCGAGGAGTTCGGCATCGATCCCAAGGTGCTGGACCGCATGGCGCTGGAGATCGGCCAGCTCGTCGGTATCGGCGTGCAGGTCGGCCTGGTGATCGGTGGCGGCAACCTGTTCCGTGGCGCGGCGCTGTCCGCGGCCGGCATGGATCGCGTCACCGGCGACCACATGGGCATGCTCGCCACCGTGATGAACGGCCTGGCCATGCGTGACGCCCTGGAGCGTTCCAACATCACCGCCATCGTCATGTCCGCCATCTCCATGGTCGGCGTGACCGATCACTACGACCGCCGCAAGGCCATGCGCCACCTGAAGAGTGGCGAAGTGGTGATCTTCTCCGCCGGTACCGGCAACCCGTTCTTCACCACCGATTCCGCCGCCTGCCTGCGCGCCATCGAAATAGATGCTGACGTAGTACTCAAGGCGACCAAGGTGGACGGCGTGTACACTGCCGACCCGTTCAAGGACCCGAATGCCGAGAAATTCGAACGCCTGACGTACGATGAAGTGCTCGATCGCAAGCTGGGCGTGATGGACCTGACCGCCATCTGCCTGTGCCGGGACCAGAAAATGCCGCTGCGCGTGTTCAACATGAACAAGCCCGGCGCGCTGCTGAATATTGTTGTAGGTGGTGCTGAAGGCACCCTGATCGAGGAGGATTGA
- the rpsB gene encoding 30S ribosomal protein S2, with protein sequence MSQVNMRDMLKAGVHFGHQTRYWNPKMGKFIFGARNKIHIINLEKTLPMFNEALTFVERLAQGKNKILFVGTKRSAGKIVREEAARCGMPYVDHRWLGGMLTNYKTIRQSIKRLRELETQAEDGTFAKLTKKEALMRSRDLEKLDRSLGGIKDMGGLPDALFVIDVDHERIAITEANKLGIPVIGIVDTNSSPEGVDYVIPGNDDAIRAVQLYLGSMADAVLRGKSAGGVSADEFVEEAPAESAEG encoded by the coding sequence ATGTCCCAAGTCAACATGCGCGATATGCTGAAGGCCGGTGTGCACTTCGGCCACCAGACCCGTTACTGGAACCCGAAAATGGGCAAGTTCATTTTCGGCGCGCGCAACAAGATCCACATCATCAACCTCGAAAAAACCCTGCCGATGTTCAACGAGGCCCTGACCTTCGTTGAGCGCCTGGCCCAGGGCAAGAACAAGATCCTGTTCGTCGGCACCAAGCGTTCCGCTGGCAAGATCGTTCGCGAAGAAGCTGCCCGTTGCGGCATGCCGTACGTCGATCACCGTTGGCTGGGCGGCATGCTCACCAACTACAAGACCATCCGTCAGTCGATCAAGCGTCTGCGCGAGCTGGAAACCCAGGCCGAAGACGGCACCTTCGCCAAGCTGACCAAGAAAGAAGCTCTGATGCGCTCCCGTGATCTGGAAAAACTGGATCGCAGCCTGGGCGGCATCAAGGACATGGGCGGCCTGCCGGACGCTCTGTTCGTGATCGACGTCGACCACGAGCGCATCGCTATCACCGAAGCCAACAAGCTGGGCATCCCGGTCATCGGCATCGTCGATACCAACAGCAGCCCGGAAGGCGTTGACTATGTTATCCCGGGTAACGACGACGCCATCCGCGCCGTTCAGCTGTACCTGGGCTCCATGGCTGATGCCGTACTGCGCGGCAAGTCCGCCGGTGGCGTGAGCGCCGACGAGTTCGTCGAAGAAGCGCCGGCCGAATCCGCCGAAGGCTGA
- the tsf gene encoding translation elongation factor Ts codes for MAEITAALVKELRERTGQGMMECKKALVAAEGDIEKAIDDMRASGAIKAAKKAGNIAAEGSIAVKVADDNKAATIIEVNSQTDFLALQDDFKAFVAASLDKAVAQKLTDAAPLIAEQESAREALVAKCGENVNIRRLARAEGDVVGAYLHGHRIGVLVTLKGGNADLARDIAMHIAASNPQFLDPSQVSEEAVAKEKEIFLALNADKIAGKPENIVENMVKGRISKFLAEASLVEQAFVKDPEVKVGDLAKKAGAEIVSFIRYEVGEGIEKVEADFAAEVAAQVAASKQ; via the coding sequence ATGGCAGAAATTACTGCAGCACTGGTCAAGGAACTGCGTGAGCGTACCGGCCAGGGCATGATGGAGTGCAAGAAGGCACTGGTAGCCGCCGAAGGCGATATCGAGAAAGCCATCGACGACATGCGCGCTTCCGGCGCCATCAAGGCTGCCAAGAAGGCTGGCAACATCGCCGCCGAAGGTTCCATCGCCGTTAAAGTGGCTGATGACAACAAGGCCGCTACCATCATCGAAGTCAACTCGCAGACCGACTTCCTGGCCCTGCAGGATGACTTCAAGGCCTTCGTGGCTGCCAGCCTGGACAAGGCTGTTGCCCAGAAGCTGACCGACGCCGCTCCGCTGATCGCCGAACAGGAATCGGCCCGTGAAGCCCTGGTCGCCAAGTGCGGCGAAAACGTCAACATCCGTCGTCTGGCTCGCGCCGAAGGTGACGTGGTTGGCGCTTACCTGCACGGCCACCGCATCGGCGTTCTGGTCACCCTGAAGGGCGGCAACGCTGACCTGGCTCGCGACATCGCCATGCACATCGCTGCCAGCAACCCGCAGTTCCTGGATCCGTCGCAGGTTTCCGAAGAAGCCGTTGCCAAAGAGAAGGAAATCTTCCTCGCTCTGAACGCCGACAAGATCGCGGGCAAGCCGGAAAACATCGTCGAGAACATGGTCAAAGGCCGTATCTCGAAGTTCCTGGCCGAAGCCAGCCTGGTCGAGCAAGCGTTCGTCAAGGACCCGGAAGTCAAGGTCGGCGACCTGGCCAAGAAAGCCGGTGCTGAAATCGTTTCCTTCATCCGTTACGAAGTCGGTGAAGGCATCGAGAAAGTCGAAGCTGATTTCGCTGCCGAGGTTGCTGCTCAAGTAGCCGCTTCCAAGCAGTAA